A window of Mycolicibacterium madagascariense genomic DNA:
GGTGCCCAGTTCCGGTGCGCCCGGTGACCCCGTCGCCATGGCGAACGCGTCGTTCCAGGCCAGCAAGATCGCGCTGGAGACCACCCAGAGCCTCGGCCATCAGTTCCTGGTCAACCTCGGACTCGCCAAGGACCCGACCGCGACGACCGGCGGCCGGGTGCGCGGGCCCCAGGCGATCGAGTACGTCATCAGGCGTGCCGGCTCGCAGATGGGAGTGCCGTACTCCTGGGGCGGGGGCTCGCTCACCGGTCCCAGCGCGGGCGTCGACTCCGACGCGGGCAAGATCGGCTTCGACTGCTCCGGGCTGACCCGCTACGCGTTCGCCGGCGTCGGCGTCGCGATCCCGAAGTACTCGGGCGACCAGTACGACTCGGGACGCCCGATCGCGCCGTCGCAGGCCAAACGCGGGGACCTCATCTTCTACGGTCCCGGCGGCAGCCAGCACGTGACGATCTTCCTCGGCGGCGGCAAGATGCTCGAGGCGTCGGGCAGCGCGGGCCGCGTCACCGTCAGTCCCGTGCGCACCGCGGGCATGTCACCCCATCTGGTCCGGTTCATCGAGTCCTGATCGGGACCGCTCGCGGCAGGGCACGTCGACGGATCTCGAACCGCCTGGAATAGTTGACGGCGAGCGTCCGCCGAGTGGCCCTGGCGCCATGGCAGCACGTACGACCAGCGGTCTGATCTCAACCCCGGACCAGAAACACGTGGGAGGAAACTGAATGACGTCACCGAGTGGGCCGCAGCAGGGCGCAGGAGGTTTCCCAGGGCAACCCCCGGCGCAAGGCTTTCCTCCCGGTGGACCTCAGCAGGGACCTTCCGCCAACGGCGGCCTGCAGCAGGAGGTGCACACGCTGGAGCGGGCGATCTTCGAGGTCAAGCGCATCATCGTCGGACAGGACCAGCTGGTCGAGCGCATGCTGGTCGGGTTGCTCGCCAAGGGGCACGTCCTGCTCGAAGGCGTTCCCGGCGTGGCCAAGACCCTGGCGGTCGAGACCTTCGCAAAGGTCGTCGGTGGCACGTTCGCGCGCATCCAGTTCACCCCCGACCTGGTCCCCACCGACATCGTCGGCACCCGGATCTACCGGGCGGGCAAGGAGGAGTTCGACATCGAGCTCGGTCCGGTGATGGTCAACTTCCTGCTGGCCGACGAGATCAACCGGGCCCCGGCGAAGGTGCAGTCGGCGCTGCTGGAGGTCATGGCCGAGCGCAAGGTGTCCCTGGGCGGCAAGACCTTCCCGCTGCCGAGCCCGTTCCTGGTGATGGCCACGCAGAACCCGATCGAGCAGGAGGGCGTGTACTCACTGCCCGAGGCGCAGCGCGACCGGTTCCTGTTCAAGCTCAACGTCGACTACCCGTCGCCGGAGGAAGAGCGCGAGATCATCTACCGGATGGGCGTGACGCCGCCGCAGCCGAAGCAGATCCTCAACACCGGTGACCTGTTGCGACTGCAGGACATCGCGGCGGGCATCTTCGTCCACCACGCGCTCGTCGACTACGTGGTCCGCATCGTCACGGCCACCCGCGAGCCGGAGAAGTTCGGCATGCCCGACGCCAAGGCGTGGATCGCCTATGGCGCCTCG
This region includes:
- the ripB gene encoding NlpC/P60 family peptidoglycan endopeptidase RipB, yielding MATVVPSSLTRRLLVMAMTLCAFMIAFVGAPTASADPTDGEWDPTLPKVPSSGAPGDPVAMANASFQASKIALETTQSLGHQFLVNLGLAKDPTATTGGRVRGPQAIEYVIRRAGSQMGVPYSWGGGSLTGPSAGVDSDAGKIGFDCSGLTRYAFAGVGVAIPKYSGDQYDSGRPIAPSQAKRGDLIFYGPGGSQHVTIFLGGGKMLEASGSAGRVTVSPVRTAGMSPHLVRFIES
- the moxR1 gene encoding chaperone MoxR1, producing the protein MTSPSGPQQGAGGFPGQPPAQGFPPGGPQQGPSANGGLQQEVHTLERAIFEVKRIIVGQDQLVERMLVGLLAKGHVLLEGVPGVAKTLAVETFAKVVGGTFARIQFTPDLVPTDIVGTRIYRAGKEEFDIELGPVMVNFLLADEINRAPAKVQSALLEVMAERKVSLGGKTFPLPSPFLVMATQNPIEQEGVYSLPEAQRDRFLFKLNVDYPSPEEEREIIYRMGVTPPQPKQILNTGDLLRLQDIAAGIFVHHALVDYVVRIVTATREPEKFGMPDAKAWIAYGASPRASLGIIAASRALALVRGRDYVIPQDVVEVIPDVLRHRLVLTYDALADEVSAETVINRIMQTVALPQVNAIPQQGHSVAPAMPTPAAAGGR